The nucleotide window CGCTGATGCCGCGATTCAGGATGACGCCGCTGCTCGGCCAGAAGTACGCGGCCAGTTCCCAGAACTCGGTGATCGAATCGCCCATGAACACGGTGCCGACGGCGATGTCCTGGCGGATGATTTCCTCGTTCCAGAAATCGAAGAAGGCGCGGCGTGTATCGGCCGCCGCCCGCTGGTCGGCGGTTCCGAACCTACCCGGCTTGGTGAGTTGCTCCTTCTGCAGGGTTGTTCGCCCCGCGTGGGGGAGGGCCTGCGGGCCCGCACACCCGGCCAATGAGGTCCATGTCGCCAGAGCCAGGACGGTCGACCACCGCACGATTGTGTTTGAAGGAACGCGGGGCATGTGTTTCTCCTGAGTCAGTGATGATGTCGGCAATGTAGCTTGAGGGCCGGTGGCGAGCAAGGGCACGGCCATGAAGGGGCTTTCCCATCGTCTGCATGTTTGGTCAATCGGCCGGTTTGCCGTTCTTCGAACCGATCGAGGCTCTGGCGATATCTTCCGCGGTGCGGTAGCTCGCCTGCCGGTAGCGCTCGTGAGGTGTCACGCAGTGCACGATACTGATGCTGGTGACGGCGAGGGCTGCCAAGGTGAGCAGTCCTGCGATCAACGCGCCCACGGCGTACCGGCCGGCCACCTGGTCTGACTCAACGAACATAGCGCCGCCGAGGAGGTACACGGTCGCAATCAGCAGGACGATGGCGCCGACGCACTTGACGACCACCAGAGGAGGCATGGGGAGAAGGTGTCCGCCCTCGGGCCGGAAGATGCAGCGGGGGCAGCGGGGGCGGCCGTTGAGCCCGATCATCACCTCGCCGAATTCCCCACAGGCTGAGCATTCACCGACGCTGCGACCCTGATGAACGGCCCGTGCCGAGCGCATGAGGATCCGGTAGGCGTTTGAGATCAGGACGAACCGCCGGCGGGCATGCTCCTCCCCGCGGTGTTTATCCGGGTGCATTCTCAGAGCCAGGCGCCGGTAGGCGTGTTTCACGTCCTCGACGGCGACGGGGTCGCGCAGGCCGAGGAGGTTCATGCAGTCGCGGGCCGACATCCGTCGAGCGACGCATGACAGGCAG belongs to Phycisphaerae bacterium and includes:
- a CDS encoding DnaJ domain-containing protein — protein: MVVARTTSDCMRLLELTAPASAEDIRRAYRTLARRMHPDRHPGDDQARRRFIVLANAYRTLMRQSRRIDPGWRLGECRRCGHVGEVVLDHDRRPLCLSCVARRMSARDCMNLLGLRDPVAVEDVKHAYRRLALRMHPDKHRGEEHARRRFVLISNAYRILMRSARAVHQGRSVGECSACGEFGEVMIGLNGRPRCPRCIFRPEGGHLLPMPPLVVVKCVGAIVLLIATVYLLGGAMFVESDQVAGRYAVGALIAGLLTLAALAVTSISIVHCVTPHERYRQASYRTAEDIARASIGSKNGKPAD